Within Peromyscus leucopus breed LL Stock chromosome 7, UCI_PerLeu_2.1, whole genome shotgun sequence, the genomic segment TAGTTAAAAAAATCTGATAtgaaagattataaaaataaaatgcataaattCTCTGTGGTATaactataaacaaaaagaaattctgaTTATAAGATTTTCTTGTTCAGAGTGTTTCTCAAGGCAGCTTTAACATCTTTGTTCCTCAAGCTATAAATTAATGGATTCATCATGGGAATTACAGTGGTATAAATAATTGAagatatttttccattatttgtTGGTCCAACTGAGTTGGGCTTGAGATACATAAATGCACCAGAtccaaagaacaaagagacagCAATTATGTGGGAACTGCAAGTGCTGAAGGCTTTTGACCTGCCTTCAGTGGACCTCATTTGGAATATGCTAGAGATGATGAAGCCGTAAGAAATAAAGATGATCACAGTGGGCACAATGATGTCTTTTCCTGCTACAATGAAAATCTCTATCTTATTAATATAGGTGCTGGTACAGGAGAGCTGCATCAAAGGGAGGACATCACAGAAATAGTGGTCGATGGTATTCCCATCACAGAAGGTCAGTCTCAAGACACAACCAGTGTGGATTATGGCACCAGAAAACCCCATGAAGTATGAAGCAAGCATAAGATAGGAACACACCTTGGGAGACATGACAATATTATACAAGAGTGgattgcagatggccacatagcgatcataggccattgaTGTCAGGACATAACACTCAGAaatgacacaaaaacaaaataagtagaaCTGGGTCATGCATCCCACATAGgagataaaatttttctttagcaTGAAGTTCATTAGCATTTTTGGTGTAATTACAGAAGAGTAACAAAAGTCTACAAAGGATAAGttaaataggaaaaaatacaTAGGGGTGTGAAGGTGAGAATTCAGTACAATGAGAATAATTAAAGCCATGTTGCCCAATGCCGTTATCATGTACATTACTAGAAAGAGCAGGAACAGGGGTATTTGGAGGTCAGGCTGGTCTGTTAACCCAAAGAGAATGAATTCAGTTACCACAGAGTCATTTGCcacagccattttttaaaaataagacatcctgtgaaacaaaattaaatggtGCTTTGAGAGGATCATGGAAGACTTAACCACAGCTGTTTTACAGAACTAAGAGCAGGACTGTCAAATCCTATGATGACTGCAATAGAAGTCAGGGGGGAAAGAGAGATGGTGGGTGCTCATAACAGCATTGCTCTAATCTCATCtcactatttctttttgtttcatctcTTCCCCAATACAAACAAAAGCTCTAATGAGCTGTTTTCACAATACATCCAGACTGAACTCTGGTGAGTTAGGGCTATGAACGCTGTTTCGGATGTAAAACAAAAGAACCATAGTCTAGAAATGGTGAGGATTCGGCTACCATCACATTAGATTCCATGTGAGAACTGTACATGCAAAGTGAACTTGCTAATTAAATATCACAACACAGGTATCTACTGACTTTGAAAAAGACTGCTTGTTGACCAAGATATCCATGTCGAAACATCTCTTGAGTTTTAGGACTTTTCCAAATGAGAAGGAAATGGCAAAACTCTGGTCCTGGGACTGTGTATCAGTGTGTATCACTATAACAAAACATATTTGGGGACATATTACATGAAATGCACTCTATGTGCAATCTCATTTATATTCATACAAAGAAAGAGTATGAAGCTGGCTGCTAGAATGCAAGAAGTGCAAATTAGATGATTTAggtcaaaatgaaacaaagttcAATTATCTAGCATGATTAATTTCTAGACTTTCCATGTATTAATGAAAATTAGCTAGCCATGTTACATTATATATTCAAATTTTCTAACATGATGCAACATAAAATAGTGTTCTCATGCAAAAGGTTCCCAGTATCAAAGGAAGCAAGTGCCAATTAGCttcattttaatgttatttcACAACCAATCAAAGGAGCATATACCAATTAACTACATTGAAAAGTTATTTCCCAGTGaattgaaaacaataaattatacatatatacatatttatatacctTCAAAGATAATATAgatataattacacacacacacacatatatatatatatatatatcaagttgTAAAGATCAAGAAAGTAATATGGCTGTTTACAAAGCTTATCTATTCCTTATCATTGTTATTTACTGCTGAGGTCCTTGATGGACAGTTTTGGGCTCTGCTAGAttggttatttttattctaaGAGCTTGTGTCACAACAAATGCTCTAATTCTCCAAACTTTCTCGTAGTTTTTAAAGGTAACCCTTAATCCACTAAAGTatcagaagaaaatgaacatgTTGTCTATTATCATACCCACTGAGAAAACAGACACTTCAAATGAGTTTAGTAAAATAATGCACTTGGCTACATGCAAAGTAGAAGCTTACTCAATATCTTCCCAGGATCAGACAGCTGATGTAAAGAGGGAATGAGCTGATAGCACTTTCATACTGTGTTCTGATGGGTAATTCAGATGTTGGGGATTTGAGTGGTGCACACATTTCTCTATGGGGATTTACATACTCTGTGCTTGAGCCAATTCTGAACCCTCATCTTCCAATCACTTCCATCTCTTCAGGGACATCTATTATTGTTTTGGTTCTTTCAGTCATTGTTCACAGTCTCTAGTGATAATGGTACATACATGCCCCTAACCATTTGATGCAAAATATATCAATTAATATATTAACACAGTTCAGGTATTATCTCTTGCAACATTTCTCtcaaatcatatatattttttttaatcatgttcCTCTGGAAGTGAATCcacactaggcaagtactctaccggCAAACTAATTTTCTCAGCCCTCATAATCACTGAAATACGTTGTATATTTTCTAAAGTTTTACACTTTTCATAAATTCCTGCTTGAATGCCCCTTTTACTCTCCTTAAACACAACACATTAATGATTGGGTCTGCAATTTCTGCACCTGCTGTAGAGCAGAGTGAGGACTAAAACTTAAAAGGTCTGTATTTTATTCCTCTCTCATACACTTCTTTACTATGATAGTTTAGAGAGGTTATTTAGCATATCCATGTTACTTTGTAAAACAGGAATTGCCAATGTAGCATATCTTCTTTTGGAATGGTGTAgtgatttagaaaaataatggGAAAGTGATCAAATAATGCCCTGCCTATGGGAAATGGTGATTATCGTCTCTGAGTACATGTAAAGATGGATCTATAAAAAGGCTCTGTGCATGTTAATTCATTATTATTTGGTAATATCCTAAATTGAAATACTTAAAATACAATGCAAAAACTGGGTTACCAACACCTCAGAGATTACTGGCTTGATGAGAGTgtgtttaaaatatgtacacagcAGCTTCATGTTGGAAAtatctataaatattaaaaaccagTGAAGGGTGTTGCATTGGCATTAGTTATACAAGTGAGACTCATTTTGAAACATACCTGCAACATCTAAATTGTAGaaggaaaatatctgaaaaaagtCATCCTATGTGTTacctttatgtatttattattcacaAAGTCTGTTGTGCaatcagaagcttatattattaaACTGGCCTCCTCCAttaatcaaattggtgaataccctaacagtcaccatagagccttcatccagtaaccaatggaagcagatgtagagatccacaaccaagaaccaggccgagctctgggagtccagttaaTCAgaaatgttgtttttgttttgtttaggtttggtttgcttttcctTGCTTTGGTTTTGTCCATCAGAAACATTAACAATCATCCCTGTTAATTTTTATCAGTTCATCATGGAAAGTTTAACCAAAACTTCATCAAAATTTAATGGAAGTTAAAGTGATTAAatctctataaaataaaataaaatcagaaaaacttTCTATGTAATTTTAATGGATCATTTTCCACATTgacatcttttgtttctttgacatGTCTTGGATCCCTTGACATGTTCCCTTAacttcaaagttttaaaaaaaagacttcagaTATATCTTTTATTCAAACAAATCAGCCCCAATTTGATACAACTATCACCTGCATATCAAATATGCAGGCGCAAAAGACATGCtccctttaaaacaaaaaagcaacagtATATGTTAACAAATACTGAAGCTGCAAcatacctgagttcaatttcaaTTTATACATCATTAAGAATAAAGGACACACAAACCAAAAATTACGAAAGCTACTCTTTTTACTTGAATTAAATAACATTAATAATATAAAgtagatagaaatacagaaagaGTGAAAGTAGGCATAAAtgactaaagttttttttttttttttttttttttttttttacttgatggTCATTGAAAAATCCTGTGTCATTTTGTACACTATCAATCTATCTGAGTTTCAATATGTTATTTgcattagaaatatattttaaaaatacaactgaGCCTATTTATATTCAGAGAGTAAATATCAAACATCTGAGCAAAGAATGTGCAAAGAATACTCCTTAAAGATGTGATGTGGATTGTACTCAGTAAGTGATACAGAAATATCTATGTTTGTTAAACAATGGCTTCTGAAACTTTCATAATTTTGTTAAGAGGCTATAAATACAAGTTTACATAGAATGGCAGAATGATATATTACTCAAATGGTAATTATGACTGTTCCTCCACAAAGACCTATGTGCAACCTATTAATGCTATAATCAATgaagaaatattatttatattattggaTAAGACTTATAATGATAtcatgtaatataatatatatagtaggATAagccatatatatgtgtgtgtgtgtgtctgatagagagaggagagagagagagagagagattaaaatgaCTGGATTATGAACAGTGTATGTGgtaaggaaaaataaagcaaatatacAAATCAGTAAATTAAATTTCATCCAGTGGTAAGAATGGAGTCTAGCAAGAGAACTCCAATGGAAGCCATACTGCTCACAGGATCACCCTGTCATCTAACAATAAGCACAAAGAGGGTTAATGTCTGCTCAAAAACTTCTGCTCAGAGTTTTACTCATAGGAATTTAGCATCTTTGTTTCTCAAACTGTAGGTTAAATAGTTCTTCATGGGAACCATGATAGTATAAAAGATGGAAAAGACTTTTCCCTCATCCAGAGTCCCTGTTCTAGAAGACTtaagatacataaatacacattatCCAAAGAACAATAAGACAGCAAGAATGTGTGAACTACCAGTGCTAAAGACTTTAGACCTGCTTTCAGTGGAATTTAGTTGGAAGATGATGGAGAGGACAAAACCATATGAGGTAAAGATGATGGCAGTGGcaacaaatatttcttttgcCCCTACAATGAATCCTCCATCTCATTGATATATTCGCTGGTACAGGAGAACtggaacagaggacaaagatcaCAGAAATTATTGTCCATGGTGTTTCTGTTGCAGGACAAACTCAGAACACTTCCTATATGGATCATGGCATCAGAAAACCCCACCAAATATGACCCAAGCACAAGATAGGAGCACACCTTAGAGCACATGGCAACATTACACAAGAGTGGATTGCAGATAGCTACATAGTGATCATAGGCCATTGATGTTAGTACATAACAttcagaaatgacaaaaaaaaagtagatcTGGGTCATACATCCCATATAGGAGATAATGTTCTTCTCTAATTTGAAGTTTATCAGCATTTTTAGTGTAATAACAGAAGAGTAACAGAAGTTAATGAAGGACAAGTTAAAGAGGAAAAAGtaaggtcctctttactaggtaacacacacacacacacacacacacacacacacacacacacacacacatcctttctttgtgtcttttgcaCGGAGAGTGGATTTCTACCCAATCTACTGAGAGTAAAGACTGCAGGCTCAGACAGAGCAGCCAAAGCtttcaccttctttctctctggtcttcaAAACAAAAGTCACAACCTCTTTATTTATCTCCTCTCTGGATCTCCAGTTACCACAGTCAGATGCCAGTCTTTAGATATTAGACTAGAACCCTTTTTAACAAAGTATCAAATAGACTCACTAAGTGTGCAGCCTGAGACTCATCAAGTGTGTCCTCCAGGAGAGAGCATCACCTGTCTTTGCAGCAGtgccctgtcctgtcctatcctcaCTCTGCATTTGCAACTCTGGACACTCAGCCTGCTCTCACCTTGGTCTGCATCCTGTCCTTGCTTGTGATAAACTCTGCAGAGCCCCCTGATACCCGGGCGATGCC encodes:
- the LOC114691237 gene encoding olfactory receptor 8B8-like; amino-acid sequence: MAVANDSVVTEFILFGLTDQPDLQIPLFLLFLVMYMITALGNMALIILIVLNSHLHTPMYFFLFNLSFVDFCYSSVITPKMLMNFMLKKNFISYVGCMTQFYLFCFCVISECYVLTSMAYDRYVAICNPLLYNIVMSPKVCSYLMLASYFMGFSGAIIHTGCVLRLTFCDGNTIDHYFCDVLPLMQLSCTSTYINKIEIFIVAGKDIIVPTVIIFISYGFIISSIFQMRSTEGRSKAFSTCSSHIIAVSLFFGSGAFMYLKPNSVGPTNNGKISSIIYTTVIPMMNPLIYSLRNKDVKAALRNTLNKKIL